From Streptomyces sp. 6-11-2, one genomic window encodes:
- a CDS encoding DinB family protein, translating to MTSDNRIGPPSFGSERDMLRAFLDYHRATLAMKCEGLTDEELRQQSMPPSTLSLLGLVRHMAEVERAWFRRVFEDHDAPMVWSDKIDFQAAYDASASTRDEAFVAWEAEVETSRRIEREAKSLDQAGYQPRWGEEVSLRMVMVHVLLEYGRHNGHADFLREGVDGTVGA from the coding sequence GTGACCAGCGACAACCGCATAGGACCGCCCAGTTTTGGCAGCGAACGCGACATGCTGCGGGCTTTCCTCGACTACCACCGCGCGACCCTCGCCATGAAGTGCGAAGGGCTCACCGACGAGGAGCTGCGACAGCAGTCGATGCCGCCGTCCACGCTTTCGCTGCTCGGTCTGGTGCGGCACATGGCGGAGGTGGAGCGTGCCTGGTTCCGTCGAGTGTTCGAGGACCACGACGCGCCCATGGTCTGGTCCGACAAGATCGACTTCCAGGCGGCGTACGACGCGAGTGCGTCGACCAGAGACGAGGCGTTCGTAGCCTGGGAGGCCGAGGTGGAGACCTCGCGCCGTATCGAGCGGGAGGCCAAGTCCCTGGACCAGGCCGGGTATCAGCCACGATGGGGCGAGGAGGTATCGCTGCGGATGGTGATGGTGCACGTGCTCCTGGAGTACGGCCGCCACAACGGGCACGCGGACTTTCTGCGTGAAGGTGTCGACGGGACCGTGGGCGCCTGA